In Chryseobacterium gleum, a single genomic region encodes these proteins:
- a CDS encoding ATP-dependent Clp protease ATP-binding subunit codes for MGVLVTNETVKQLFHIAQSIAKENYNGTYGGPHILQALMHKDIGLNEFLKSIDKDPGYFYEWADVRIEEYPKTSHLPDEVGQDDAVDTLIEEADDIRLKLGLDEITPICILTAIVKPQVVFSLQQLKSLPLREHEIFNLYRKDTPFTVSEDGNFSSLFSNGSDYSDSSFPSIKSYCVDRTAQARKGEIENIIGRDKELRMLVEILCRRSKPNVIIIGEPGVGKTALVEGFATEIIKGNVPEMLKNGTLLELDTGALLAGTSYKGEIEDRLKKVINECKKIEKAILFIDEIHTLLDPKGSIGNVANLLKPELARGEITVIGATTQEEYRKIIEPEQAFNRRFEVLTVLEPDEKTCVKMIDVLLEGYKKHHGIEVEKTALPECVRLAKRYAKGKKLPDAAIDLLDRTMAAIKMLDELSEKELESWKESYDAILKEEYADSKDKADELIWTYNLLRDKISPILWGSLSEQPSIDNSMPVDQIQKIIEDTYAELLQHAAKKREKVDRLELAAVMAAKTNIPIGKIQAQEKEKLLNMESLLLNRVVGQDHALKILSDAIVENRSGLNKPGQPIGSFFLLGPTGTGKTELAKSMAELLFNDEKAMVRFDMSEFKEEHSAALLYGAPPGYVGYEEGGMLVNKIRQQPYTVVLFDEIEKAHHSVFDVFLQIMDEGKVHDKLGKEGDFSNALILFTSNIGSEEIVKQFEEGKIPESSSLMQIMSNSGRFRPEFLARITEIIPFAPITESIAERIFNIQLKSLHTSLTRLGITLKISDDAVRNLALGGFSSKYGARQISGVIRAQLARPISKMIVREEVKSGQTIHVDWNKEEEKLSWKVD; via the coding sequence ATGGGAGTACTAGTAACCAACGAAACCGTAAAGCAACTATTTCACATTGCTCAGTCGATAGCGAAGGAAAATTATAATGGAACTTATGGTGGCCCGCACATCCTGCAGGCTTTAATGCATAAAGATATCGGACTTAATGAATTCCTGAAAAGCATAGATAAAGATCCGGGATACTTCTATGAATGGGCAGATGTCCGCATCGAAGAATATCCGAAAACCAGTCATCTTCCCGATGAAGTAGGGCAGGATGATGCAGTGGATACCCTTATTGAAGAAGCTGACGATATCCGTTTAAAATTAGGACTGGATGAGATTACTCCTATCTGCATCCTTACAGCCATTGTAAAACCACAGGTTGTATTCTCTCTTCAGCAGTTAAAATCACTTCCTTTGAGAGAACATGAAATCTTTAATCTATATAGAAAAGATACTCCGTTTACTGTTTCAGAAGATGGGAACTTCTCATCATTATTTTCAAATGGTTCAGACTATTCAGATTCTTCCTTTCCTTCTATTAAAAGCTACTGTGTAGACAGAACGGCACAGGCAAGAAAAGGAGAAATCGAAAATATCATCGGCAGGGACAAAGAACTCAGAATGCTGGTGGAAATTCTTTGTCGCAGAAGCAAACCGAATGTGATCATCATCGGGGAGCCGGGAGTAGGAAAGACAGCTTTGGTAGAAGGCTTTGCTACAGAAATTATTAAAGGAAATGTTCCTGAAATGCTTAAAAACGGAACCCTTTTAGAACTTGATACCGGAGCATTGCTAGCCGGAACTTCTTATAAAGGTGAAATTGAAGACCGCCTGAAAAAAGTCATCAATGAATGTAAGAAAATTGAAAAAGCCATTCTTTTCATTGATGAAATCCATACCCTATTAGACCCGAAAGGAAGCATCGGAAACGTTGCCAATCTCCTGAAACCTGAGCTTGCCAGAGGTGAAATTACCGTAATTGGAGCCACGACACAGGAAGAATACAGAAAAATTATTGAGCCTGAACAGGCTTTCAACCGTCGTTTTGAAGTGTTAACCGTTCTTGAACCGGACGAGAAGACCTGTGTCAAAATGATAGATGTACTCCTTGAAGGGTACAAAAAACACCACGGTATTGAAGTAGAAAAAACAGCCCTTCCGGAATGCGTACGTCTTGCAAAAAGATATGCCAAAGGTAAAAAATTGCCGGATGCAGCTATTGATTTGTTAGACCGAACAATGGCCGCGATCAAAATGCTTGATGAACTTTCCGAAAAAGAACTTGAAAGCTGGAAAGAAAGTTATGATGCAATTTTGAAGGAAGAATATGCAGACAGCAAAGATAAAGCAGATGAACTGATCTGGACTTACAACCTGTTGAGAGACAAAATAAGCCCGATTCTTTGGGGATCACTGAGTGAACAGCCTTCGATTGACAACTCTATGCCCGTAGATCAGATCCAGAAGATTATTGAAGATACTTATGCAGAACTTCTGCAACATGCGGCCAAGAAAAGAGAAAAGGTAGACAGATTGGAACTGGCTGCTGTAATGGCTGCAAAAACCAATATCCCAATCGGGAAAATCCAGGCCCAGGAAAAAGAAAAACTCCTCAATATGGAATCCCTTCTGTTGAACAGAGTGGTAGGACAGGACCATGCATTGAAAATCCTTTCGGACGCTATTGTTGAAAATCGAAGCGGATTGAATAAGCCGGGGCAACCTATCGGATCCTTCTTCCTTCTGGGACCTACCGGAACCGGTAAAACAGAGCTCGCGAAATCAATGGCAGAATTACTTTTCAACGATGAAAAGGCAATGGTACGCTTTGATATGTCAGAATTTAAAGAAGAACATTCCGCAGCATTGCTATACGGAGCGCCTCCGGGATATGTAGGATATGAAGAAGGGGGTATGCTGGTAAATAAAATAAGACAACAGCCTTATACTGTAGTTTTATTTGATGAAATTGAAAAAGCCCATCATTCTGTGTTTGATGTATTCCTTCAGATTATGGATGAAGGGAAAGTTCATGATAAATTAGGGAAAGAAGGAGATTTTAGTAATGCATTGATTCTGTTTACTTCCAATATCGGAAGTGAAGAAATTGTAAAACAGTTTGAAGAAGGAAAAATTCCGGAATCATCTTCACTGATGCAGATTATGTCAAATTCAGGACGGTTCAGACCTGAGTTCCTGGCAAGAATTACAGAGATCATTCCTTTTGCACCAATTACAGAATCCATTGCAGAGAGAATCTTTAATATTCAGCTGAAATCACTTCATACATCCTTGACAAGGCTCGGTATCACTTTAAAAATAAGTGATGATGCTGTGAGAAACCTTGCTTTAGGTGGATTCAGCAGTAAGTACGGAGCAAGACAGATCTCTGGAGTCATTCGTGCACAGTTGGCAAGACCTATCTCTAAAATGATTGTCAGAGAAGAAGTGAAATCCGGGCAGACTATCCATGTAGATTGGAATAAAGAAGAAGAAAAACTAAGCTGGAAAGTAGATTAA
- a CDS encoding lytic transglycosylase domain-containing protein, translating into MKTIVRNIFTGLLLIGTVVLVNGQFLAASDTSESSVKKYRSIINANKDLVEFIEQLLLQKGLPKHLRNLALIESNFDRNITSGAGAVGVWQFMTAHANQYGLTEQGRTDLYKSTKTAAISLSNLYKKYNNWVTVVAAYNCGEGNIAKAMEAAGSSQYHEFYKYLPGETINHVKKYLNACYATGELQSVLNNYNSSRINKVFFEGDRKETAAALSETEINAGFNLNVVAAELNIGVDKILAWNPGIVEELQKKGESPFYLPVDLMPDFLLRKNKILVRSIKEGGKTQQ; encoded by the coding sequence ATGAAAACGATTGTCAGAAATATCTTTACAGGTTTACTATTAATAGGAACTGTTGTTTTGGTAAACGGACAGTTTCTTGCCGCTTCCGATACCTCGGAAAGCAGTGTGAAAAAGTACAGAAGTATCATTAATGCCAATAAAGATCTGGTAGAATTTATTGAGCAGTTACTTCTCCAGAAAGGACTTCCCAAACATTTGAGAAACCTGGCTCTGATTGAGTCTAATTTTGACAGAAATATCACCTCAGGAGCCGGAGCTGTAGGGGTTTGGCAGTTTATGACTGCACACGCCAACCAGTACGGACTTACTGAGCAGGGACGTACGGATCTCTATAAAAGTACCAAAACAGCGGCTATTTCTTTAAGCAACCTCTATAAAAAGTATAATAATTGGGTGACGGTAGTAGCTGCTTACAACTGTGGCGAAGGAAATATAGCGAAAGCAATGGAAGCTGCAGGTTCCTCTCAATATCATGAATTTTATAAATATCTTCCGGGGGAAACTATTAATCACGTAAAGAAATACCTGAATGCATGTTATGCTACCGGAGAGCTTCAGAGTGTGCTGAATAATTATAATTCATCAAGGATCAATAAGGTATTTTTTGAAGGAGACCGGAAAGAAACTGCTGCTGCACTTTCAGAAACAGAAATCAATGCCGGATTTAATCTTAACGTAGTTGCAGCCGAACTGAATATAGGAGTAGATAAAATTCTTGCCTGGAATCCGGGAATTGTAGAAGAACTGCAGAAAAAAGGGGAAAGCCCTTTCTATCTTCCGGTTGATCTGATGCCCGATTTTCTGCTGAGAAAAAATAAAATATTGGTTCGTTCCATAAAAGAAGGAGGAAAGACTCAACAGTAA
- the tssD gene encoding type VI secretion system tube protein TssD — MAERNSRGILKFNNGEGQKLLKMNYSVSRSTDVSGRVASDPSNALIKVTVEATEKSDILESLLNGKYKPTVGEITFNKSHEEGTLITLKWENGYVIQHQVDFDAIDSNSMLISFVVSAETIDYGTSQYAGLWPSS, encoded by the coding sequence ATGGCCGAAAGAAATTCAAGAGGAATCTTAAAATTCAATAATGGAGAAGGACAGAAACTGTTAAAAATGAATTACAGTGTATCAAGATCTACAGACGTATCAGGACGTGTAGCATCAGACCCTTCCAACGCTCTCATCAAGGTTACGGTAGAAGCTACTGAAAAATCAGATATCCTTGAAAGTTTATTAAATGGTAAATACAAGCCGACAGTAGGAGAAATCACATTCAATAAATCTCACGAAGAAGGAACACTGATCACTTTAAAATGGGAAAACGGATATGTAATTCAACATCAGGTAGACTTTGATGCTATTGACAGCAACAGTATGCTGATCAGCTTCGTAGTAAGTGCTGAAACTATCGACTACGGTACTTCGCAATATGCTGGTCTATGGCCGTCAAGCTAA
- the tssD gene encoding type VI secretion system tube protein TssD, with protein sequence MAERNSRGILKFNNGEGQKLLKMNYSVSRSTDVSGRVASDPSNALIKVTVEATEKSDILESLLNGKYKPTVGEITFNKSHEEGTLITLKWENGYVIQHEVDFDAIDSNSMLISFVVSAETIDYGNSQYAGLWPSAGK encoded by the coding sequence ATGGCCGAAAGAAATTCAAGAGGAATCTTAAAATTCAACAATGGAGAAGGACAAAAGCTGTTAAAAATGAACTACAGCGTATCAAGATCTACAGACGTATCAGGACGTGTAGCATCAGACCCTTCCAACGCATTAATCAAGGTTACGGTAGAAGCTACTGAAAAATCAGACATCCTTGAAAGTTTATTAAACGGTAAATACAAACCAACAGTAGGAGAAATCACATTCAACAAATCTCATGAAGAAGGAACACTGATCACTCTGAAATGGGAAAACGGATACGTAATCCAGCACGAAGTAGACTTCGACGCCATCGACAGCAACAGTATGCTGATCAGCTTCGTAGTAAGTGCTGAAACTATTGATTACGGTAATTCTCAGTACGCAGGACTATGGCCTTCAGCAGGTAAATAA
- a CDS encoding type VI secretion system Vgr family protein — protein sequence MKTESKTKGSSFRPSQNADGISENHHTGINRLVKLSLVVEGKIIKYYKHFTLKQKAGHHHEFNLILAHDALGDRQSHTLEEANKFLGKRLTAVMSYKDIENSPERNFVGVITKVGFSQEKMSLGNIVLSGYSPTILLDGAPHIQSFGGGQPVNMGIIAEEVIKQGLDKERFDIRVDTNDYSQIIYSSQYNETHYNYLARMAEAYGEQFYYDGEVLHFGKLPPQNKPIKLMYGSNADNIRVELKAVHTKPQYYGYNSSKNEKLTSGETPVSHLGDLARTAYSHNDKIYKTPALQVAPIKATTHLDVEHSQRSTSGSEAVNVFSVSGSTTVPFLHPGCVADIHMRKPDSNETSYFTKVMVTEAVHEIDTIGHYTGTFESIAADTGFLPKPEFKVPAAQPQIATVISNADPEGQGRVQVRFDWQMNDTTHFVRVMSPDAGGTDQITQNRGYVAIPEVGDQVMVNFVHSHPDRPFVMGGMFHGGIGLGGGADNRVKSIQTRSGHRIVFTEDESIIITDKSGNEIHLDTTGSNINITAPETMTLNCKNMNINVGENMTTTVGMNKSDSIGLNNTETVGAMKLTSVIGNVSTFITGKLTEIIEGDVHSETKKERNEISEKEINITSNASINKHAQQEVQNNSGEKSKAH from the coding sequence ATGAAAACCGAATCAAAGACAAAGGGATCTTCTTTCCGCCCGTCACAAAATGCCGACGGAATATCCGAGAATCATCATACGGGCATCAACCGGCTGGTTAAATTGTCACTGGTTGTAGAAGGCAAAATTATTAAGTACTATAAACATTTCACTCTTAAACAAAAAGCGGGGCACCACCACGAATTCAATCTTATCCTTGCTCATGATGCGCTGGGAGACAGGCAAAGCCATACTCTTGAAGAAGCTAATAAATTTCTTGGAAAACGTCTCACGGCCGTTATGTCGTACAAAGATATTGAGAATAGCCCCGAAAGAAATTTTGTTGGGGTTATTACCAAAGTAGGATTCAGCCAGGAAAAGATGAGTCTTGGCAATATTGTGCTTTCAGGGTATAGTCCGACCATTTTGCTGGATGGAGCTCCACATATTCAGAGTTTTGGCGGTGGACAACCTGTTAATATGGGAATCATTGCAGAAGAAGTAATCAAACAGGGACTGGATAAAGAACGGTTTGATATAAGAGTGGATACCAATGATTATTCTCAGATTATTTACAGCAGCCAATATAACGAGACTCATTACAATTATCTGGCGAGAATGGCAGAAGCGTATGGAGAACAATTCTACTACGATGGTGAAGTATTGCATTTTGGAAAACTTCCACCTCAGAATAAACCTATAAAGCTAATGTATGGAAGCAATGCGGATAATATCAGAGTAGAGTTAAAAGCTGTTCATACAAAACCTCAATATTACGGATATAACAGCAGTAAAAACGAAAAACTGACTTCAGGTGAAACACCGGTCAGTCATTTGGGTGATCTGGCCCGTACGGCATATAGCCATAACGATAAAATATATAAAACTCCGGCATTACAGGTTGCACCTATCAAAGCAACCACACATCTGGATGTAGAGCACTCCCAGAGAAGTACATCAGGAAGCGAAGCCGTTAATGTATTTTCTGTTTCGGGATCTACAACCGTTCCGTTTTTGCATCCGGGATGCGTTGCAGATATTCACATGAGAAAGCCGGATAGCAATGAGACTTCCTACTTTACAAAGGTCATGGTCACTGAAGCTGTTCATGAAATTGATACAATTGGGCATTACACAGGAACTTTTGAATCCATAGCGGCTGATACAGGCTTTTTACCCAAACCGGAATTTAAAGTACCTGCTGCCCAACCGCAGATAGCAACAGTAATCTCAAATGCTGATCCGGAAGGCCAGGGAAGAGTTCAGGTAAGATTTGACTGGCAGATGAATGATACCACTCACTTTGTCCGGGTAATGAGTCCGGATGCAGGAGGAACCGATCAGATTACTCAGAACCGTGGGTATGTGGCAATTCCTGAAGTGGGAGATCAGGTAATGGTGAATTTTGTCCATAGCCATCCGGACAGACCCTTCGTGATGGGAGGAATGTTCCATGGAGGAATAGGCCTTGGCGGTGGAGCAGATAACCGTGTAAAATCTATCCAGACAAGAAGCGGCCACAGAATCGTTTTTACAGAAGATGAAAGTATTATTATTACTGATAAAAGCGGAAATGAGATCCATCTGGATACTACAGGAAGTAATATCAATATCACAGCACCGGAAACCATGACCCTGAACTGCAAAAATATGAACATTAATGTCGGGGAGAATATGACTACGACGGTGGGAATGAATAAGTCTGATAGTATCGGATTAAATAATACCGAGACTGTAGGCGCTATGAAACTTACCTCGGTCATAGGAAATGTGAGTACATTCATTACGGGTAAGCTTACTGAGATCATTGAAGGAGATGTGCATAGTGAAACAAAGAAGGAAAGAAATGAGATTTCGGAGAAGGAAATCAACATTACTTCCAATGCTTCCATTAATAAACATGCCCAGCAGGAAGTACAAAATAACAGCGGTGAGAAATCTAAAGCGCATTAA